The following are from one region of the Cyanobium sp. ATX 6F1 genome:
- a CDS encoding class I SAM-dependent methyltransferase, with translation MNIRKEELEQRIKVLSSAFIKTVQNNPDLSEELEPLLTLLGKKDEKELVLVFAHWLSGQNRSVTESLASKTPSGSSTELAIRLEQMIEDMKNASPVEGEMQARITVLSEMIQQLVTGDYEFSGNIELLLNHLKSDPERGMIITLVRWVSNQSPMTLELADKRSSQNNTTPLEQHLALLKEDLVVGSAMAGGQIRSTYMGEIFGDMTRIKVPLSVIHQETQHMNHVDMAYVCAIPKLREAKRIFEIGTYRGQTTCGFADVCEDAEIYTLNLPPDQDGRYGEYIGSFIKTSPNKQRIHQVFSDSKDFDTTPYQRTMDFVFVDGDHSYEYVKNDTEKAFELLAPNGAIAWHDFAGKSEGVVKYLRELAIDKPLMRIRSTCLVLYIDNMDVGTYQWKPLQASLEEKEYG, from the coding sequence ATGAACATCAGAAAAGAGGAATTAGAGCAGAGAATCAAAGTGCTATCAAGTGCTTTCATCAAAACCGTCCAGAACAATCCAGATCTTTCAGAGGAGTTAGAGCCGCTCCTGACTCTTCTTGGCAAGAAGGATGAAAAGGAACTCGTGCTGGTCTTCGCTCATTGGTTGTCGGGACAGAATCGCAGTGTAACGGAAAGCCTCGCAAGTAAGACGCCGAGCGGGAGCTCAACTGAGCTGGCGATCAGGCTTGAGCAAATGATTGAAGACATGAAGAATGCAAGTCCCGTCGAAGGGGAGATGCAAGCCAGAATTACAGTCCTGTCTGAAATGATTCAGCAGCTCGTGACCGGCGATTACGAGTTTTCAGGAAATATTGAGCTACTTCTGAACCATCTCAAGTCTGATCCCGAAAGGGGTATGATCATCACGCTTGTACGCTGGGTTTCCAATCAAAGCCCAATGACACTTGAGCTGGCCGACAAACGTTCTAGTCAAAACAATACAACTCCATTGGAGCAACATCTGGCGTTGCTGAAAGAAGACTTGGTCGTGGGGAGTGCAATGGCGGGAGGCCAGATCCGTTCAACGTATATGGGTGAGATTTTTGGAGATATGACAAGAATAAAAGTCCCACTAAGCGTCATACACCAGGAAACACAGCATATGAACCACGTTGACATGGCCTATGTGTGTGCAATCCCCAAGCTACGTGAAGCGAAAAGAATCTTTGAGATCGGTACATACCGCGGCCAGACGACATGTGGATTTGCAGATGTATGTGAGGACGCAGAGATTTACACTCTCAACCTGCCACCCGACCAGGATGGTCGCTATGGGGAGTACATAGGATCGTTCATTAAGACAAGTCCGAACAAGCAGAGGATTCACCAAGTCTTCTCTGATTCCAAAGACTTCGACACGACGCCCTATCAGAGAACGATGGATTTTGTCTTCGTTGATGGAGACCACAGCTACGAGTACGTCAAAAACGATACGGAGAAAGCCTTTGAACTCCTGGCCCCAAATGGAGCCATTGCATGGCACGACTTTGCCGGAAAGTCAGAAGGAGTCGTCAAATACCTACGTGAACTAGCCATCGATAAACCACTCATGAGAATAAGAAGTACCTGCCTAGTGCTGTACATTGACAACATGGATGTCGGTACCTATCAGTGGAAACCCCTTCAAGCAAGTCTTGAGGAAAAGGAATATGGCTAG
- a CDS encoding ABC transporter ATP-binding protein — MNRSYAVQCDEIGKKYRIGNKEFWALRNVSMDIKQGERVGIVGRNGAGKSTLLKILSRLVYPTEGRAEITGRVASLLEVGTGFNMELSGRDNIHLNASIHGMEGDEIRSIFQQVVDFSGVGEFIDTPVKHYSSGMYMRLAFAVSAHLDPDILIMDEVLAVGDLSFQKKCLSRVEGLADGGRTIVFVSHSMGDIARFCERVIWIDHGKVRFDGGSIEGVNRYEEEMNPKVSVALENRRREGTGNARIVEIKSYGPVASQPEIMRTGESCDIKLNYEVYADYADVFDVFACIVFMNEVGKRVFGVPSEVLPVNLTDLGKAGALRCHIGRLPLVPGFYSLTVALLINNQLVDKLEMATSIKVFDGDFYGTGRLPLKTMGDICVDFDWIVEPRSQAKDEDVGTNKEMELKG; from the coding sequence ATGAATAGGAGTTACGCCGTACAATGTGATGAGATCGGGAAGAAGTACCGAATAGGGAACAAGGAGTTCTGGGCATTACGGAATGTCAGCATGGACATCAAGCAAGGTGAGCGCGTTGGCATCGTGGGCAGAAATGGCGCAGGGAAGTCAACCCTTCTGAAGATTCTCTCCAGGCTGGTGTACCCAACAGAGGGCAGGGCCGAAATCACGGGACGGGTGGCCTCGCTTCTGGAAGTGGGGACCGGCTTCAACATGGAGCTCAGTGGTAGGGATAACATTCATCTGAATGCCTCCATTCACGGGATGGAAGGCGATGAGATCCGAAGTATATTTCAACAGGTTGTAGATTTCTCGGGTGTTGGCGAGTTTATTGACACCCCAGTCAAGCATTACTCAAGCGGCATGTACATGCGACTTGCCTTTGCAGTCTCAGCCCACCTGGACCCAGATATACTTATCATGGACGAAGTTCTTGCCGTCGGCGACTTGAGCTTTCAAAAGAAGTGCCTGTCACGGGTTGAAGGATTGGCCGATGGTGGAAGAACAATTGTATTTGTATCGCATAGCATGGGCGATATAGCAAGGTTCTGCGAGAGAGTCATCTGGATTGACCACGGAAAGGTACGATTTGATGGCGGCTCCATAGAAGGAGTCAATCGATACGAAGAAGAGATGAATCCAAAGGTCTCCGTAGCGTTAGAGAATCGTCGTCGAGAAGGAACAGGCAATGCAAGAATCGTGGAAATCAAAAGTTACGGTCCAGTGGCGTCGCAGCCAGAAATCATGCGAACCGGGGAAAGCTGCGATATAAAGCTAAACTACGAGGTGTATGCAGACTATGCGGATGTCTTTGACGTCTTTGCCTGCATCGTCTTTATGAATGAGGTTGGGAAACGTGTCTTTGGAGTACCAAGCGAAGTTCTGCCAGTCAATCTGACAGACCTGGGAAAGGCGGGAGCACTGCGCTGCCATATCGGCCGACTTCCACTTGTCCCTGGCTTCTACAGTCTGACCGTAGCACTGTTGATCAACAATCAGTTGGTAGATAAACTGGAGATGGCGACATCCATTAAGGTATTTGATGGTGATTTCTATGGTACAGGAAGGCTACCACTCAAGACCATGGGTGATATCTGTGTTGATTTCGACTGGATAGTCGAACCACGCAGCCAGGCAAAGGATGAAGATGTTGGCACGAATAAAGAAATGGAGTTGAAGGGATAG
- a CDS encoding GDP-mannose 4,6-dehydratase has translation MTRPTALIIGATGQDGAYLTQLLLTKGYRVVGTSRDAQACDQSRLRRLQVDADVEIISLAPNDFRSVLKVVSSIAPNEIYNLAGQTSVGLSFEQPVECMESIAGGCLNVLEVIRFLNLPTRLFNAGSSECFGEAAGKPADESTAMQPRSPYGVAKATAYWQIANYRIAYGLWACTGILANHESPLRQSRFVTQKIIRGVQLIKEGKLDRLELGNLEIWRDWGWAPEYVRAMNMMLQTNKPQDYLISSGETSSLKEFVQVAFEMAGLKAEDHVHTQGSLMRPSDLRYSAMNPARIYKELGWRSKTKLREIIGKMYNDILF, from the coding sequence ATGACGAGACCCACTGCACTGATCATTGGAGCTACAGGGCAGGACGGCGCATACCTCACGCAACTGCTGTTGACGAAGGGTTATAGGGTCGTCGGCACCAGTCGCGATGCTCAGGCATGCGATCAAAGTCGCCTTCGACGGCTGCAGGTTGACGCAGATGTTGAAATCATCTCACTAGCGCCGAACGACTTTCGAAGTGTCCTTAAGGTTGTTTCATCGATAGCACCAAACGAAATCTACAACCTGGCTGGACAAACCAGCGTGGGCCTATCGTTCGAGCAGCCCGTTGAGTGCATGGAATCAATTGCTGGAGGATGTCTAAATGTTCTGGAAGTAATCCGCTTCTTGAATCTACCAACAAGACTGTTCAACGCAGGAAGCTCGGAATGCTTTGGCGAAGCTGCGGGAAAGCCTGCCGATGAGAGCACAGCCATGCAACCGAGAAGTCCCTATGGGGTCGCCAAGGCAACGGCGTACTGGCAAATTGCTAACTACAGAATTGCCTATGGACTCTGGGCATGCACAGGGATACTGGCCAATCATGAGTCACCCTTGAGACAAAGCAGGTTTGTCACCCAGAAGATCATCCGAGGAGTCCAACTCATCAAGGAGGGCAAACTAGACAGGCTCGAACTTGGCAACCTAGAGATCTGGAGGGATTGGGGCTGGGCGCCTGAGTATGTGCGAGCTATGAATATGATGCTACAAACGAACAAGCCGCAAGACTATCTGATCTCTTCAGGCGAAACATCGTCGTTGAAAGAATTTGTGCAGGTGGCCTTTGAGATGGCTGGACTCAAGGCCGAAGACCATGTTCACACACAAGGATCACTGATGAGGCCCAGCGACCTCAGATACTCCGCGATGAACCCCGCCAGAATCTACAAGGAACTGGGCTGGAGATCTAAGACAAAGCTAAGGGAAATCATCGGCAAGATGTACAACGACATTCTCTTCTGA
- a CDS encoding ABC transporter permease, producing the protein MLKRMVKREIQTKFDDMKLSVLWNLVRPLSVTAVFSLFKHASGATTGETAPYPIFIYSGLIIWYYFTDATQESASSLRKDAGMIKKVYFPRLIIPAVPIVSNLILLGMAFLPLLIMMIAYGVKISWTVLLLPLVIVQCGALSLGVGVLFASISLRNRDFEQLLSLMLYIGLFVSCVYFSPNLFQGPIALLIKINPMAATLQSFRACLGSTGTFPILWWLYAVLVSVGSILMGLVAFNSVEKELADRL; encoded by the coding sequence ATGCTGAAGCGCATGGTCAAGCGGGAGATACAGACAAAGTTTGATGATATGAAGTTGAGTGTATTATGGAATCTGGTCCGGCCACTATCGGTGACGGCTGTATTTAGCCTATTCAAGCATGCTTCTGGAGCAACAACAGGAGAGACAGCGCCTTACCCCATTTTCATCTATAGCGGACTGATCATCTGGTACTACTTTACAGATGCCACACAGGAGTCGGCAAGCTCCCTTCGCAAGGATGCCGGTATGATCAAAAAGGTCTATTTCCCGAGGCTCATCATCCCTGCTGTGCCTATTGTGTCGAATCTGATCCTGCTGGGCATGGCCTTCCTGCCCTTGCTGATCATGATGATCGCCTACGGGGTCAAGATAAGCTGGACCGTACTGCTTCTGCCCTTGGTGATAGTGCAGTGTGGAGCTCTGTCATTGGGCGTGGGCGTGCTGTTTGCATCCATATCACTTCGCAACAGAGACTTTGAGCAGCTGCTATCCCTGATGCTGTATATAGGTTTGTTCGTTTCATGCGTGTACTTCTCTCCCAACCTCTTTCAAGGCCCCATAGCACTGTTGATTAAAATAAACCCCATGGCCGCAACATTGCAGTCATTTCGTGCATGCCTAGGCAGCACCGGCACGTTTCCCATCCTGTGGTGGCTCTATGCCGTGCTGGTTTCTGTGGGGTCGATTCTGATGGGGCTGGTGGCGTTCAACTCGGTTGAAAAAGAGTTAGCCGACAGACTATGA
- a CDS encoding class I SAM-dependent methyltransferase → MVSTKVQSYLDNGRIPWSPGYKQYKLEQLEKTLLSDQTLEIFRTGGQLPSGYGYGVDERMVEYPWLFSRINSNDERLLDAGSVLNYPYLLEKTVLKHKDIFLMTLEPESTMTRRSRLSYVFCDLRDNPFRNEAFDTVVSLSTIEHIGMDNTLVYSDKVRYKEQDACSYLVAVNEMIRVLKTSGKLFLSVPFGKKEFHGWLQQFDSEMIAGLCSHLNGASLIEASYFRYDSKGWQLADAEGCKDCEYFDTHANQSVQDDLAAAARAVACLVFQKNTKVTE, encoded by the coding sequence ATGGTTTCAACCAAAGTTCAAAGCTATCTTGACAATGGTCGTATCCCTTGGTCGCCTGGTTATAAGCAATATAAGCTTGAACAATTAGAAAAGACTCTTTTGAGTGATCAGACTCTTGAGATCTTTCGTACAGGGGGGCAATTACCATCAGGCTATGGCTATGGGGTTGATGAACGCATGGTTGAATACCCCTGGCTGTTCTCGAGAATAAACAGCAATGATGAACGCTTGCTGGATGCAGGGTCTGTGCTCAACTATCCATATCTCCTTGAGAAGACAGTCCTCAAGCATAAGGACATCTTTCTGATGACACTGGAGCCGGAGAGTACAATGACGCGACGAAGTCGCCTCTCCTATGTGTTCTGTGATTTGCGAGATAATCCCTTCCGGAACGAGGCCTTTGATACCGTGGTCAGTCTGAGCACCATTGAGCACATAGGAATGGATAACACCTTGGTCTACTCGGACAAAGTGAGGTACAAAGAACAAGATGCTTGCAGCTACCTGGTCGCAGTCAATGAAATGATCAGAGTTCTGAAGACTTCGGGCAAGCTCTTTCTGTCAGTACCCTTTGGGAAAAAGGAGTTCCATGGATGGCTGCAGCAGTTTGACAGCGAAATGATTGCAGGACTGTGCAGTCACTTGAATGGTGCTTCCTTGATTGAGGCATCCTACTTTCGCTATGACAGCAAAGGGTGGCAATTAGCCGACGCCGAGGGTTGTAAAGACTGCGAGTACTTTGACACCCATGCGAATCAGAGTGTTCAGGATGATCTTGCAGCTGCGGCCAGAGCAGTGGCTTGTCTGGTCTTTCAGAAGAATACAAAGGTAACTGAATGA